One segment of Pontibacter akesuensis DNA contains the following:
- a CDS encoding lysozyme inhibitor LprI family protein codes for MKYNFLVILLLSISVPACAQTKAVVDCGNAQTQLEMNRCAAEAYQQADKALNDVYNAIIPKLSAEAKTLLVMAQQSWLVVRDSHCGLYEQFYEGGSMMPLMLYTCKTELTQNRTKELKAILEEVDDK; via the coding sequence ATGAAGTATAACTTCCTTGTAATCCTGCTGTTAAGTATAAGTGTGCCGGCATGCGCTCAGACGAAGGCAGTGGTAGACTGTGGAAATGCGCAGACGCAACTGGAAATGAACCGTTGTGCCGCCGAAGCCTACCAGCAGGCAGATAAGGCGCTGAACGACGTGTACAACGCGATCATACCAAAATTAAGTGCAGAGGCAAAGACACTGTTGGTAATGGCGCAGCAGAGTTGGCTGGTGGTAAGAGACAGCCATTGCGGCCTGTACGAGCAGTTCTACGAAGGTGGCTCCATGATGCCCCTGATGCTGTATACCTGCAAAACAGAACTGACGCAGAACAGAACCAAAGAATTGAAAGCCATACTGGAG
- a CDS encoding GtrA family protein, which translates to MSESLQNLFFKFFKFGVVGFSGLLLDFGVTYLAKEKLRWNKYVANSLGFLLASASNYYLNRIWTFNSADPEIGMQYGKFLVVALVGLLLNNFIIYLLTERSRLNFYVAKFCAIVLVFFWNFSLNYIYTFTR; encoded by the coding sequence ATGTCAGAGAGTTTACAGAACCTTTTCTTCAAGTTCTTTAAGTTTGGAGTGGTGGGCTTTTCCGGCCTGCTGCTTGACTTTGGGGTGACGTACCTGGCCAAGGAGAAGCTGCGCTGGAACAAGTACGTGGCCAACAGCTTAGGCTTTCTGCTGGCCAGCGCCAGCAATTACTACCTCAACCGCATCTGGACCTTCAACAGCGCCGACCCGGAAATAGGCATGCAGTACGGTAAGTTCCTGGTGGTGGCACTGGTAGGGTTGCTGCTGAATAACTTCATTATCTACCTGCTCACTGAGCGGAGCAGGCTTAACTTTTACGTGGCCAAGTTCTGCGCCATCGTGCTCGTTTTCTTCTGGAATTTTTCCCTCAATTATATTTACACGTTCACGCGGTAG